A genomic window from Winogradskyella sp. J14-2 includes:
- the gldF gene encoding gliding motility-associated ABC transporter permease subunit GldF, translating into MLAILKKEINTFFASPIGYLVIGVFLLLNGLFLWVFKGDFNIFNNGIASLSSFFLLAPWILIFLVPAVTMRSFSDEKKQGTLELLVTKPISHFQIVLGKYFGAFILIILALIPTLLYVYSVYQLGSPEGNLDMGSTIGSYFGLLFLVAAYTSIGVFASTLSDNQIVAFIIAVFICFFMYFGFEGLSNYNVFGDLVYMENLGMSAHYNSMSRGVIDTRDLVYFISIALAFLLFTKLRIQKQ; encoded by the coding sequence ATGCTAGCAATACTAAAAAAAGAAATAAACACCTTCTTTGCCTCTCCAATTGGTTATTTGGTTATTGGTGTGTTTTTATTATTAAACGGTCTTTTTCTTTGGGTATTTAAAGGCGATTTCAACATTTTTAATAATGGTATCGCAAGCTTATCGTCATTTTTTTTATTAGCACCTTGGATTCTTATCTTTTTAGTTCCTGCTGTAACTATGCGTAGTTTTAGTGATGAGAAAAAACAAGGTACTTTAGAGCTATTAGTTACCAAGCCTATTTCACATTTTCAGATTGTGTTGGGTAAATATTTTGGTGCTTTTATCCTTATTATCTTAGCCTTAATACCAACTCTACTATATGTTTATTCAGTTTATCAATTAGGTAGTCCAGAAGGTAATTTAGATATGGGAAGTACCATAGGATCTTACTTTGGTCTACTCTTCCTAGTTGCTGCTTACACTTCAATAGGAGTGTTTGCTTCTACCCTTTCAGATAACCAAATTGTTGCATTTATCATTGCAGTATTTATCTGCTTCTTTATGTATTTTGGTTTCGAAGGGCTTTCAAACTATAATGTATTTGGTGATTTAGTCTATATGGAAAATCTTGGGATGTCTGCGCATTATAACAGTATGAGTCGTGGAGTTATAGATACCAGAGATTTGGTCTATTTTATAAGTATAGCTTTAGCGTTTTTATTATTCACAAAACTTAGAATTCAGAAACAATGA
- a CDS encoding putative quinol monooxygenase: protein MLVRIVKMSFESSKIEEFLANFEANKSKIRGFEGCNFLELYRDQNNTNIFFTYSYWNSEDDLNNYRHSDLFKSVWAKTKPLFNAKPEAWSVSKVASLK, encoded by the coding sequence ATGTTAGTAAGAATTGTAAAAATGAGTTTTGAATCATCCAAGATTGAAGAATTCTTGGCTAATTTTGAAGCGAATAAATCTAAAATTAGAGGGTTTGAAGGTTGTAATTTTTTAGAATTATATCGCGATCAGAACAATACCAACATCTTTTTTACGTATAGTTATTGGAACTCTGAAGATGATTTAAATAATTACAGACATTCTGATTTATTTAAAAGTGTTTGGGCTAAAACCAAACCCTTGTTTAATGCAAAACCTGAAGCTTGGAGTGTGAGTAAAGTCGCTTCGCTCAAGTAA
- a CDS encoding S-adenosyl-l-methionine hydroxide adenosyltransferase family protein — protein sequence MAIITLTTDFGEKDHFAGAIKGAIYSELPEVRIVDVSHSVSPFNISEAAYIILNAYSSFPKGTIHIIGIDSELSPENKHIAVSLDDHYFICANNGIMSMICSEIAPEKIVEINIHDKIETNFPVLDVFVKVACHIARGGTLEVIGKVINTIKPIKNLNPFVNDDKNQIIGSVIYIDNYGNVVTNIKRKFFEEVQKTRQYEISARNHKFRTIYNRYSDIVNFEIEEAKRNDEGKGLVVFNSSGYLEIAVYKSNCSTVGSASTLMGLKTMDTVTVNFLPILSPSQWEGSPR from the coding sequence ATGGCAATTATTACTTTAACCACTGATTTTGGAGAAAAAGATCACTTTGCTGGTGCGATTAAAGGTGCTATTTATAGCGAATTACCTGAAGTTAGAATTGTTGATGTTTCACATTCTGTGTCTCCTTTCAACATTTCTGAAGCAGCATATATTATCTTAAATGCGTATAGCAGTTTTCCAAAAGGAACAATTCATATCATAGGAATTGATTCTGAGTTAAGCCCTGAAAATAAGCACATTGCAGTTAGTTTAGACGACCATTACTTTATATGTGCCAACAATGGTATAATGAGCATGATTTGTTCAGAAATTGCACCAGAGAAAATTGTTGAAATTAATATCCATGATAAAATTGAAACCAATTTTCCTGTTCTGGATGTGTTTGTAAAAGTAGCATGCCATATTGCAAGAGGAGGTACGCTTGAGGTGATAGGAAAAGTTATTAACACTATTAAGCCTATAAAAAATTTGAACCCATTTGTTAATGATGACAAAAATCAAATTATAGGTAGTGTTATATATATAGATAATTATGGTAATGTTGTTACCAACATTAAAAGGAAATTTTTTGAGGAAGTTCAAAAAACACGGCAATATGAAATCTCAGCTCGAAATCATAAGTTTAGAACAATTTACAACAGGTACAGCGACATTGTAAATTTTGAAATTGAAGAAGCTAAGCGAAATGATGAAGGTAAAGGTTTGGTTGTCTTTAATTCATCTGGTTATTTAGAAATTGCAGTCTATAAAAGTAATTGTAGTACTGTTGGTAGTGCCTCTACCCTTATGGGTTTAAAAACAATGGACACAGTGACGGTAAACTTCCTGCCCATCCTAAGTCCTTCCCAGTGGGAAGGAAGCCCAAGATGA